A window of the Sabethes cyaneus chromosome 1, idSabCyanKW18_F2, whole genome shotgun sequence genome harbors these coding sequences:
- the LOC128740372 gene encoding GDP-D-glucose phosphorylase 1, which translates to MASSIVRLEDIPNLQQQIESRWSELHDASQQRGGVFRYQLSIERERVTDGSAAFLLQLNRQRTTERRQPDIMAGLTPPFDPERFNFNKVDSRELMLEFTVGNVGTPLVSILINNSPLTRNHVLIVPDRRRNLPQVLTEDGLTAAVQLLLNLQDRDYRVVYNSPGALASVNHLHLHLLHVKHKLYVEDACLTELGNGLYRMDNQPAKAYCSVFDALAGTTVSEFTRQVHRLIRLLIAHDFAHNFMLTWDGGRGKLRALVYPRLVACENKQVAPFNVAASELSGFVPLGVESTFEQLDERRLTAYFQEAQGKDLYRTLDGLLLLQDEKRPNARD; encoded by the exons ATGGCATCGTCAATCGTTCGACTGGAGGACATTCCAAACCTGCAGCAGCAGATCGAATCTCGCTGGTCGGAGTTGCACGACGCCAGCCAGCAACGAGGAGGTGTTTTTCGCTATCAGCTGTCAATCGAGCGGGAACGAGTGACCGACGGGAGCGCCGCTTTTCTTCTACAG CTCAATCGGCAACGTACGACGGAGCGACGGCAGCCGGACATCATGGCCGGTCTGACGCCACCGTTCGATCCCGAACGGTTCAATTTTAACAAAGTGGATTCACGGGAGTTGATGCTGGAGTTTACGGTTGGTAACGTTGGAACAccgttggtttcgattttgaTCAACAATAGTCCCCTGACGAGGAATCACGTTCTGATCGTTCCCGACCGAAGGCGGAACCTACCGCAAGTGCTAACCGAAGACGGTTTAACGGCAGCGGTTCAGCTGCTGTTAAACCTGCAGGATCGCGACTACCGGGTGGTTTACAACAGTCCCGGAGCGTTAGCTTCGGTGAATCATCTCCATTTGCATCTGCTGCACGTTAAGCACAAGTTGTATGTTGAAGATGCC TGTCTCACCGAACTGGGAAACGGCTTGTATCGGATGGACAACCAACCGGCGAAAGCCTATTGCTCGGTGTTCGACGCACTCGCGGGGACCACCGTCTCGGAATTCACCCGCCAAGTGCACCGTCTAATCCGGCTTCTAATTGCGCACGACTTCGCTCACAACTTCATGCTCACGTGGGACGGCGGTCGCGGCAAGCTGCGTGCCTTGGTCTACCCTCGGTTGGTGGCGtgcgaaaacaaacaagtggccCCGTTCAATGTGGCCGCCAGTGAGCTGAGCGGTTTCGTGCCGCTCGGAGTGGAAAGCACGTTCGAGCAGCTGGACGAACGCCGGCTGACGGCGTACTTCCAGGAGGCTCAGGGTAAGGATCTCTACCGTACGCTGGATGGCCTGCTGCTGTTGCAGGACGAAAAAAGACCGAACGCCAGGGATTAA